The following are encoded in a window of Nibricoccus aquaticus genomic DNA:
- a CDS encoding peptidoglycan D,D-transpeptidase FtsI family protein, which translates to MKPAADLDLLPLPAPLANARGASAASRIRTSARPIESNEGQSLAPRLRLLRFVLAAALLTLLAAIARHQLFRSNEYSAAAERQSLRRLLEPAPRGRILDREGRVLADTTNRISASIDLGKLHADLTRDQRLQLLQSHLDRLNHLLARPASTLDAARLTRHLARSRVFPFTLIETLTSAEAARLTSALASDDIIRLQRTPTRTYPHGSLAAHLLGRVRNEPIQITSASDSDLHTLAATELTGESGLEKLHDTLLAGSPVETTRRVNALGYTVATPLSTHASTPGRDLTLSLNLDLQRATETALDAATGSSRGSAVAIDIRTGEILALVSRPGFDLNAVSPSISAATKQQLDASGAWLNRATQALYPPGSTLKIFTVLAGFRSGALNPDTAHRCDGWIQIGNRRFPCHNSAGHGTLTLNRALAHSCNIFAARTGLAAGPNALAAEARRFHFDSPTAIDLPSETTRSLIPDPAWKKSKDLGPWTDGDTVNLAIGQGFLRISPLQAACAMASLARRETLTVPTLLRQLGRNPTGDLPREPLDISDANYTALLTSLRNVVASGIGSEAQVPGITIAGKTGTAQIDTTEGRKNIAWFLAFAPAEKPEIALAIALEGDSPNVEYAGAHHAAPIAREILSAYFGKHITP; encoded by the coding sequence GTGAAACCCGCTGCCGATCTCGATCTGCTTCCGCTGCCCGCGCCTTTGGCCAACGCCAGGGGCGCGTCCGCCGCTTCACGCATCCGTACATCGGCCAGACCCATTGAGTCCAACGAAGGCCAATCCCTCGCCCCGCGCCTTCGTCTCCTCCGCTTCGTCCTCGCTGCCGCACTCCTCACTCTCCTCGCCGCCATCGCCCGCCACCAACTCTTCCGCTCCAACGAATACTCCGCCGCCGCCGAGCGCCAAAGCCTGCGCCGTCTCCTCGAACCCGCGCCACGCGGCCGCATCCTCGACCGCGAAGGCCGCGTCCTCGCCGACACTACTAACCGCATCTCCGCCTCCATTGACCTCGGCAAACTCCACGCTGACCTCACCCGCGACCAGCGTCTCCAGCTCCTCCAATCTCACCTCGACCGCCTCAACCATCTCCTAGCCCGACCCGCCTCGACGCTCGACGCCGCCCGTCTCACGCGCCACCTCGCCCGCTCCCGCGTCTTCCCGTTTACGTTGATCGAAACACTCACGTCCGCCGAAGCCGCGCGTCTCACCTCCGCACTCGCATCTGACGACATCATCCGTCTCCAACGCACGCCCACCCGCACGTATCCTCACGGTTCACTCGCCGCCCACCTTCTCGGCCGCGTCCGCAACGAGCCAATACAGATCACCTCTGCGTCCGATTCCGATCTTCACACGCTCGCAGCCACCGAACTCACCGGCGAGTCCGGCCTCGAAAAACTCCACGACACTCTCCTCGCCGGCTCGCCCGTCGAAACCACCCGCCGCGTTAACGCCCTCGGCTACACCGTCGCCACTCCGCTCTCCACCCACGCCTCCACACCCGGCCGCGACCTCACGCTCAGCCTCAACCTCGATCTCCAGCGCGCCACCGAAACCGCGCTCGACGCTGCCACCGGTTCATCCCGCGGCTCCGCTGTCGCCATTGATATCCGCACCGGCGAAATCCTCGCCCTCGTCAGCCGCCCCGGTTTCGACCTCAACGCCGTCTCTCCGTCGATCTCCGCCGCCACCAAGCAGCAACTCGACGCTTCCGGCGCCTGGCTCAACCGCGCCACCCAAGCCCTCTATCCGCCGGGCTCAACCCTCAAAATCTTCACCGTTCTCGCCGGCTTCCGTTCCGGTGCCCTGAATCCGGATACCGCCCATCGCTGCGACGGCTGGATCCAGATCGGTAATCGCCGCTTCCCCTGCCATAACTCCGCAGGCCACGGCACGCTCACGCTCAACCGAGCCCTCGCTCACAGCTGCAACATCTTCGCCGCCCGCACCGGCCTCGCCGCCGGCCCCAACGCCCTCGCCGCTGAAGCCCGCCGCTTCCACTTCGACTCACCCACCGCCATCGACCTCCCGTCCGAAACCACACGCTCGCTCATCCCCGATCCTGCGTGGAAAAAATCCAAAGACCTCGGCCCCTGGACCGACGGCGACACCGTGAACCTCGCCATCGGCCAGGGCTTCCTCCGCATCAGCCCGCTTCAAGCCGCCTGCGCCATGGCCTCCCTCGCCCGCCGCGAAACGCTCACCGTCCCCACACTCCTCCGTCAACTCGGCCGCAATCCCACCGGCGACCTCCCCCGCGAACCACTCGACATCTCCGACGCCAACTACACCGCCCTCCTCACGAGTCTTCGCAATGTCGTCGCATCCGGCATCGGCAGCGAAGCCCAAGTCCCCGGTATCACAATCGCCGGCAAAACCGGCACCGCCCAGATCGATACCACCGAAGGCCGCAAAAACATCGCCTGGTTCCTCGCCTTCGCCCCCGCCGAAAAACCCGAGATCGCCCTCGCCATCGCCCTCGAAGGCGATTCCCCAAACGTCGAATACGCCGGCGCCCACCACGCCGCCCCCATCGCCCGCGAAATCCTCAGCGCCTATTTCGGTAAGCACATAACGCCATAA